The following proteins are co-located in the Argopecten irradians isolate NY chromosome 9, Ai_NY, whole genome shotgun sequence genome:
- the LOC138331650 gene encoding uncharacterized protein isoform X2, giving the protein MGLSTNHCSCYQTMYENNNCLRLLTSYSVSSATYVWKKKAREDVHKSGGIPTLAELFCTSESVSIQNRSCRALSNAAQLPVNADAIFSTDTVDRVVELLELTPSKESKLIYCRIIRLLGKTQKNLDRLVAADAVRCIVKLLTDEDRDVKSAALRMVFETSNQGCSSTGFTSQVVSAGGISELLSGVADDDSTVAHQSFTTLIRLCDQAHARAELGNAGGITKFIDYFEGLGNFDKDKRFSVLNVLCLCCKDVVNRVKIRDNNILPKFLDCLKDTEYKRLHDRVISALLCFLYDESSLELLLQNSLIQLLLAHLQRVAGYTSVVVKLDEEVTDKKVAKIDLQFDSSKLDMQKAESENVTNDEKETLRQRMTVMTAEEEKTTVLTIKGQTKSVLTTEEQVESILTTEGQTHSDMATERQTKSGLTSIKQGPSNLDEDEEVTASTEKKYHYSIDSPTYQVTSEWNLDTYSQGAKCKSFNRDPTSPQYSNTSPLSTISYYSPSLSPGDFSSPTSPVMSKVNEDPDYGLVCSLPFSCQSPGKQHSPGNMSGLSPSTSENETGSYFQAPMVYSDEEESQEATLSGVFPGQSEGNEQELSNKVNIPQTNEDIPDSKVENVENSDQVDERKENSAYFSQGFEIDGTNKYQLGGEVAEHRPSSRLHFDFGGKTIKIGSDKKNKLPPVSPETLTKEHVSKKPKLSITRRRSPTATENHILMIVSFVSQMPDPTKFLVSTDVLCCLLDYIGCVQIGETRAARVLCRLARNPNCFEKLIRLNLPWIVYEKLLSKEDDDQCWIKILHEKHSGLENRRDKHHRSRSLSLCSDDSSVLEEDLRDFSSTDGKIKSPKTSRSARNSLNNSITQNTKNSSSSGSVSEDEEEITLSSRAGINVLQDLCRMADSPYGRGVLAHILSRQSASQMHTLISLLYILWTRCMWNFYLFKKGLWKEYMDILTAGPYHPYHPVILEAFCFLGKVINFDIKLRNEQCEKLFVANLSASNEKFKDYTCKHRFHNHDIQFTVNRTASMIPACKETLARASPLFAAMLQGKYSESTQNIVTLKDTSYYAVRFVVHYFHGCDLDCDVISDILTCEPCTETWSQCVEVLRLVNRYLVSDLEPFLQSVLSTRFLGPRQASDTYSFAKLHSYEVLATDCVKIVLVGGKCVNDRMQGLNLFLNGPDSERFLSHLEQLFKSSIH; this is encoded by the exons ATGGGTTTGTCCACAAATCACTGTTCCTGTTATCAGACGATGTACGAAAACAACAACTGCCTCAGACTACTGACATCATACTCAGTGTCCTCGGCAACTTATGTATGGAAGAAAAAGGCTAGGGAAGAC GTGCATAAAAGTGGAGGAATACCAACACTAG CGGAATTGTTTTGTACGTCTGAATCAGTGAGCATACAGAATCGCAGCTGTAGGGCGTTATCTAATGCTGCACAGTTACCTGTGAACGCTGACGCCATTTTTAGCACGGACACAGTTGACCGAGTGGTAGAACTCCTAGAACTCACACCTTCCAAGGAGAGCAAGCTCATCTACTGCAGGATCATCAG GCTTCTTGGTAAGACACAGAAAAATCTAGATCGACTAGTTGCTGCTGATGCTGTACGATGTATAGTAAAACTATTGACAGACGAAGACAGAGATGTCAAGAGTGCAGCACTGAGGATGGTGTTTGAAACTTCCAATCAAGG ATGTAGCAGTACAGGGTTTACAAGCCAGGTTGTGAGTGCCGGGGGTATATCTGAGCTGTTGTCAGGAGTAGCAGACGACGACAGTACAGTCGCCCACCAGTCCTTTACAACTCTCATACGACTATGTGATCAAGCTCACGCTCGAGCAGAACTTGGTAACGCTGGTGGAATCACCAAGTTTATTGACTATTTTGAAGGTTTAGGAAATTTTGATAAAGACAAGAGGTTTTCTGTGCTCAATGTTCTGTGTCTTTGTTGTAAAGATGTAGTGAATCGTGTAAAGATTCGAGACAACAACATCCTGCCCAAGTTCCTTGATTGTCTAAAGGATACTGAATACAAACGTTTGCATGACCGAGTCATCAGTGCTCTGCTGTGTTTTCTGTATGACGAGTCAAGTTTAGAACTTTTACTGCAGAACAGTCTTATACAACTCTTACTGGCACATCTTCAAAGGGTGGCAGGGTACACTTCAGTCGTGGTCAAACTTGATGAGGAGGTGACTGATAAAAAGGTGGCAAAGATTGATTTACAGTTTGACTCATCAAAATTGGATATGCAAAAGGCTGAATCAGAAAATGTGACAAATGATGAGAAAGAAACATTGAGACAAAGAATGACTGTTATGACCGCAGAGGAAGAAAAAACAACTGTTTTGACTATTAAGGGACAGACAAAATCAGTTTTGACTACAGAGGAACAGGTAGAATCGATTTTGACCACAGAAGGACAGACACATTCTGATATGGCCACAGAGAGACAGACAAAATCTGGTTTGACCAGTATTAAACAGGGACCATCAAACCTAGATGAAGATGAAGAGGTTACAGCATCCActgagaaaaaataccattacaGTATTGATAGCCCCACCTACCAAGTGACGTCGGAGTGGAATCTAGACACCTATAGTCAGGGGGCAAAATGCAAGTCATTCAACCGTGACCCGACCTCCCCACAGTATTCTAACACCAGCCCTCTGAGTACAATCTCCTACTACTCACCAAGCCTATCCCCCGGGGACTTCAGCAGTCCTACTAGTCCTGTCATGTCAAAGGTCAATGAAGACCCAGACTATGGCTTAGTATGTAGTTTACCCTTCTCTTGTCAAAGTCCTGGGAAGCAACACAGTCCTGGCAATATGTCAGGGCTCTCTCCTAGCACTTCCGAGAATGAGACGGGATCGTATTTTCAAGCTCCCATGGTTTATTCAGACGAAGAAGAGAGCCAGGAAGCTACATTGAGTGGTGTTTTTCCAGGGCAGAGTGAAGGTAATGAGCAGGAATTGTCAAATAAGGTGAACATTCCGCAGACAAACGAAGACATTCCAgacagtaaagttgaaaatgttgaaaattcTGATCAAGTTGATGAACGCAAGGAAAATTCGGCTTATTTTTCTCAGGGATTTGAAATAGATGGGACAAATAAATATCAGCTTGGAGGTGAAGTAGCAGAACATCGCCCATCAAGTAGGCTACACTTTGACTTTGGAGGAAAGACTATCAAAATTGGATCAGATAAGAAAAATAAACTACCTCCAGTTTCTCCTGAGACATTAACGAAAGAACATGTATCCAAAAAACCGAAACTATCCATAACTCGCAGACGTTCTCCAACTGCCACTGAAAATCATATCCTGATGATAGTGTCCTTTGTGTCCCAGATGCCAGACCCAACAAAGTTCTTGGTATCCACAGACGTCCTCTGTTGTCTTTTGGACTATATTGGTTGTGTCCAGATTGGTGAAACAAGAGCGGCTAGAGTTCTGTGTCGACTTGCTCGCAATCCAAACTGCTTTGAGAAGTTGATTCGGTTGAATCTACCTTGGATTGTGTATGAGAAACTACTTTCCAAAGAAGATGATGACCAGTGCTGGATAAAAATTCTTCATGAAAAACATTCAGGTCTTGAAAATAGGAGAGACAAACATCATAGGTCAAGATCACTAAGTTTGTGCTCGGACGATTCATCAGTTTTGGAAGAAGACCTCAGAGACTTCTCATCAACAGATGGCAAAATCAAGTCTCCCAAAACTTCTAGATCAGCCAGAAACTCACTCAACAACTCTATTACTCAGAATACGAAAAATAGCTCAAGCAGTGGAAGTGTTTCTGAAGATGaagaggagataactctttCCAGTAGAGCAGGTATTAATGTGCTACAAGACTTATGTAGGATGGCTGACAGTCCGTACGGAAGAGGTGTTCTAGCCCACATCTTGTCCAGACAGTCAGCTTCACAGATGCATACACTCATCAGTCTTCTTTATATACTATG GACAAGGTGTATGTGGAATTTCTATCTTTTCAAGAAAGGATTGTGGAAAGAATACATGGACATTCTTACTGCTGGACCATATCACCCGTACCACCCTGTAATCTTGGAGGCATTCTGTTTTCTTGGTAAAGTCATCAACTTTGACATTAAGTTGAGAAATGAGCAATGCGAGAAACTATTTGTAGCCAATCTTAGTGCATCTAATGAGAAATTTAAggattatacatgtaaacataggTTTCATAATCATGATATACAGTTTACGGTTAATAGAACAGCGTCAATGATCCCAGCGTGCAAAGAGACTTTGGCTAGAGCGTCACCGCTGTTTGCAGCCATGTTACAGGGGAAGTATTCTGAGTCGACCCAGAACATTGTAACGCTAAAAGATACCAGCTATTACGCGGTACGTTTTGTTGTGCACTACTTCCATGGATGTGATTTAGATTGTGATGTTATATCAGATATTCTCACCTGTGAACCTTGCACGGAGACTTGGTCACAGTGTGTGGAAGTCCTGAGACTTGTAAACAGGTACCTTGTGTCTGATCTAGAACCGTTTCTCCAGTCTGTACTTTCCACCAGATTCCTGGGACCAAGGCAAGCCAGTGATACCTACAGCTTTGCCAAACTGCATAGTTATGAGGTTCTAGCAACTGACTGTGTGAAGATAGTGCTCGTTGGTGGCAAATGTGTGAATGACCGTATGCAAGGGCTCAATTTGTTTCTCAATGGACCAGATTCTGAAAGATTTTTGTCTCATTTGGAACAATTGTTCAAGTCAAGTATCCACTAA
- the LOC138331650 gene encoding uncharacterized protein isoform X1, producing MTSQYVERALLKISNGNPRQIYNILIEIRTKVVKSQTGIRELIKHGFVHKSLFLLSDDVRKQQLPQTTDIILSVLGNLCMEEKAREDVHKSGGIPTLAELFCTSESVSIQNRSCRALSNAAQLPVNADAIFSTDTVDRVVELLELTPSKESKLIYCRIIRLLGKTQKNLDRLVAADAVRCIVKLLTDEDRDVKSAALRMVFETSNQGCSSTGFTSQVVSAGGISELLSGVADDDSTVAHQSFTTLIRLCDQAHARAELGNAGGITKFIDYFEGLGNFDKDKRFSVLNVLCLCCKDVVNRVKIRDNNILPKFLDCLKDTEYKRLHDRVISALLCFLYDESSLELLLQNSLIQLLLAHLQRVAGYTSVVVKLDEEVTDKKVAKIDLQFDSSKLDMQKAESENVTNDEKETLRQRMTVMTAEEEKTTVLTIKGQTKSVLTTEEQVESILTTEGQTHSDMATERQTKSGLTSIKQGPSNLDEDEEVTASTEKKYHYSIDSPTYQVTSEWNLDTYSQGAKCKSFNRDPTSPQYSNTSPLSTISYYSPSLSPGDFSSPTSPVMSKVNEDPDYGLVCSLPFSCQSPGKQHSPGNMSGLSPSTSENETGSYFQAPMVYSDEEESQEATLSGVFPGQSEGNEQELSNKVNIPQTNEDIPDSKVENVENSDQVDERKENSAYFSQGFEIDGTNKYQLGGEVAEHRPSSRLHFDFGGKTIKIGSDKKNKLPPVSPETLTKEHVSKKPKLSITRRRSPTATENHILMIVSFVSQMPDPTKFLVSTDVLCCLLDYIGCVQIGETRAARVLCRLARNPNCFEKLIRLNLPWIVYEKLLSKEDDDQCWIKILHEKHSGLENRRDKHHRSRSLSLCSDDSSVLEEDLRDFSSTDGKIKSPKTSRSARNSLNNSITQNTKNSSSSGSVSEDEEEITLSSRAGINVLQDLCRMADSPYGRGVLAHILSRQSASQMHTLISLLYILWTRCMWNFYLFKKGLWKEYMDILTAGPYHPYHPVILEAFCFLGKVINFDIKLRNEQCEKLFVANLSASNEKFKDYTCKHRFHNHDIQFTVNRTASMIPACKETLARASPLFAAMLQGKYSESTQNIVTLKDTSYYAVRFVVHYFHGCDLDCDVISDILTCEPCTETWSQCVEVLRLVNRYLVSDLEPFLQSVLSTRFLGPRQASDTYSFAKLHSYEVLATDCVKIVLVGGKCVNDRMQGLNLFLNGPDSERFLSHLEQLFKSSIH from the exons CGGAATTGTTTTGTACGTCTGAATCAGTGAGCATACAGAATCGCAGCTGTAGGGCGTTATCTAATGCTGCACAGTTACCTGTGAACGCTGACGCCATTTTTAGCACGGACACAGTTGACCGAGTGGTAGAACTCCTAGAACTCACACCTTCCAAGGAGAGCAAGCTCATCTACTGCAGGATCATCAG GCTTCTTGGTAAGACACAGAAAAATCTAGATCGACTAGTTGCTGCTGATGCTGTACGATGTATAGTAAAACTATTGACAGACGAAGACAGAGATGTCAAGAGTGCAGCACTGAGGATGGTGTTTGAAACTTCCAATCAAGG ATGTAGCAGTACAGGGTTTACAAGCCAGGTTGTGAGTGCCGGGGGTATATCTGAGCTGTTGTCAGGAGTAGCAGACGACGACAGTACAGTCGCCCACCAGTCCTTTACAACTCTCATACGACTATGTGATCAAGCTCACGCTCGAGCAGAACTTGGTAACGCTGGTGGAATCACCAAGTTTATTGACTATTTTGAAGGTTTAGGAAATTTTGATAAAGACAAGAGGTTTTCTGTGCTCAATGTTCTGTGTCTTTGTTGTAAAGATGTAGTGAATCGTGTAAAGATTCGAGACAACAACATCCTGCCCAAGTTCCTTGATTGTCTAAAGGATACTGAATACAAACGTTTGCATGACCGAGTCATCAGTGCTCTGCTGTGTTTTCTGTATGACGAGTCAAGTTTAGAACTTTTACTGCAGAACAGTCTTATACAACTCTTACTGGCACATCTTCAAAGGGTGGCAGGGTACACTTCAGTCGTGGTCAAACTTGATGAGGAGGTGACTGATAAAAAGGTGGCAAAGATTGATTTACAGTTTGACTCATCAAAATTGGATATGCAAAAGGCTGAATCAGAAAATGTGACAAATGATGAGAAAGAAACATTGAGACAAAGAATGACTGTTATGACCGCAGAGGAAGAAAAAACAACTGTTTTGACTATTAAGGGACAGACAAAATCAGTTTTGACTACAGAGGAACAGGTAGAATCGATTTTGACCACAGAAGGACAGACACATTCTGATATGGCCACAGAGAGACAGACAAAATCTGGTTTGACCAGTATTAAACAGGGACCATCAAACCTAGATGAAGATGAAGAGGTTACAGCATCCActgagaaaaaataccattacaGTATTGATAGCCCCACCTACCAAGTGACGTCGGAGTGGAATCTAGACACCTATAGTCAGGGGGCAAAATGCAAGTCATTCAACCGTGACCCGACCTCCCCACAGTATTCTAACACCAGCCCTCTGAGTACAATCTCCTACTACTCACCAAGCCTATCCCCCGGGGACTTCAGCAGTCCTACTAGTCCTGTCATGTCAAAGGTCAATGAAGACCCAGACTATGGCTTAGTATGTAGTTTACCCTTCTCTTGTCAAAGTCCTGGGAAGCAACACAGTCCTGGCAATATGTCAGGGCTCTCTCCTAGCACTTCCGAGAATGAGACGGGATCGTATTTTCAAGCTCCCATGGTTTATTCAGACGAAGAAGAGAGCCAGGAAGCTACATTGAGTGGTGTTTTTCCAGGGCAGAGTGAAGGTAATGAGCAGGAATTGTCAAATAAGGTGAACATTCCGCAGACAAACGAAGACATTCCAgacagtaaagttgaaaatgttgaaaattcTGATCAAGTTGATGAACGCAAGGAAAATTCGGCTTATTTTTCTCAGGGATTTGAAATAGATGGGACAAATAAATATCAGCTTGGAGGTGAAGTAGCAGAACATCGCCCATCAAGTAGGCTACACTTTGACTTTGGAGGAAAGACTATCAAAATTGGATCAGATAAGAAAAATAAACTACCTCCAGTTTCTCCTGAGACATTAACGAAAGAACATGTATCCAAAAAACCGAAACTATCCATAACTCGCAGACGTTCTCCAACTGCCACTGAAAATCATATCCTGATGATAGTGTCCTTTGTGTCCCAGATGCCAGACCCAACAAAGTTCTTGGTATCCACAGACGTCCTCTGTTGTCTTTTGGACTATATTGGTTGTGTCCAGATTGGTGAAACAAGAGCGGCTAGAGTTCTGTGTCGACTTGCTCGCAATCCAAACTGCTTTGAGAAGTTGATTCGGTTGAATCTACCTTGGATTGTGTATGAGAAACTACTTTCCAAAGAAGATGATGACCAGTGCTGGATAAAAATTCTTCATGAAAAACATTCAGGTCTTGAAAATAGGAGAGACAAACATCATAGGTCAAGATCACTAAGTTTGTGCTCGGACGATTCATCAGTTTTGGAAGAAGACCTCAGAGACTTCTCATCAACAGATGGCAAAATCAAGTCTCCCAAAACTTCTAGATCAGCCAGAAACTCACTCAACAACTCTATTACTCAGAATACGAAAAATAGCTCAAGCAGTGGAAGTGTTTCTGAAGATGaagaggagataactctttCCAGTAGAGCAGGTATTAATGTGCTACAAGACTTATGTAGGATGGCTGACAGTCCGTACGGAAGAGGTGTTCTAGCCCACATCTTGTCCAGACAGTCAGCTTCACAGATGCATACACTCATCAGTCTTCTTTATATACTATG GACAAGGTGTATGTGGAATTTCTATCTTTTCAAGAAAGGATTGTGGAAAGAATACATGGACATTCTTACTGCTGGACCATATCACCCGTACCACCCTGTAATCTTGGAGGCATTCTGTTTTCTTGGTAAAGTCATCAACTTTGACATTAAGTTGAGAAATGAGCAATGCGAGAAACTATTTGTAGCCAATCTTAGTGCATCTAATGAGAAATTTAAggattatacatgtaaacataggTTTCATAATCATGATATACAGTTTACGGTTAATAGAACAGCGTCAATGATCCCAGCGTGCAAAGAGACTTTGGCTAGAGCGTCACCGCTGTTTGCAGCCATGTTACAGGGGAAGTATTCTGAGTCGACCCAGAACATTGTAACGCTAAAAGATACCAGCTATTACGCGGTACGTTTTGTTGTGCACTACTTCCATGGATGTGATTTAGATTGTGATGTTATATCAGATATTCTCACCTGTGAACCTTGCACGGAGACTTGGTCACAGTGTGTGGAAGTCCTGAGACTTGTAAACAGGTACCTTGTGTCTGATCTAGAACCGTTTCTCCAGTCTGTACTTTCCACCAGATTCCTGGGACCAAGGCAAGCCAGTGATACCTACAGCTTTGCCAAACTGCATAGTTATGAGGTTCTAGCAACTGACTGTGTGAAGATAGTGCTCGTTGGTGGCAAATGTGTGAATGACCGTATGCAAGGGCTCAATTTGTTTCTCAATGGACCAGATTCTGAAAGATTTTTGTCTCATTTGGAACAATTGTTCAAGTCAAGTATCCACTAA